In Deinococcus sp. Leaf326, a single window of DNA contains:
- a CDS encoding alpha/beta fold hydrolase gives MKTPEFLSVREIRTRHQVQGEGDPVVLLHGIGRSLEDWTDTLPALAERHRVYALDLIGFGLTDKPDVSYTLAGLARFVKHYLDAVNETRPVTLIGNSLGGAVAQQFAVMYPQQVRRLVLVNSAGFGQDVTVALRMLAVPHLGERLMTPDPRNSARAVKSLFHDPRFATSARREHALFLAGQPDRSRAYLSVARFLGNWRGVHPEWRDTLTRHLAALRIPTLIVWGEQDRILPATHLNHARRLYPHARTHLFPGTGHMPQIERAEEFNTLVTHFIGEQP, from the coding sequence GTGAAGACACCAGAATTCCTCTCCGTGCGAGAGATCCGCACCCGTCACCAGGTCCAGGGCGAAGGTGACCCCGTCGTGCTCCTGCATGGCATTGGACGGAGCCTCGAAGACTGGACCGACACCCTCCCCGCCCTCGCCGAACGCCACCGCGTGTATGCCCTCGACCTCATCGGCTTCGGCCTCACAGACAAACCCGATGTGTCCTACACCCTGGCAGGCCTTGCCAGATTCGTGAAGCACTACCTCGACGCCGTGAACGAAACGCGGCCTGTAACTCTGATTGGCAACTCCCTCGGCGGCGCGGTCGCCCAGCAGTTCGCCGTGATGTATCCCCAGCAAGTCCGGAGGCTAGTTCTCGTCAACAGCGCCGGCTTCGGACAGGATGTCACCGTCGCTCTCCGGATGTTGGCTGTGCCCCATCTGGGCGAACGCCTGATGACCCCGGACCCCCGCAACAGTGCCCGCGCCGTCAAAAGCCTTTTCCACGATCCGCGTTTCGCCACGTCTGCACGCCGTGAGCATGCCCTGTTTCTCGCCGGACAGCCCGACCGTTCCCGCGCCTACCTCAGTGTTGCCCGGTTTCTCGGCAACTGGCGCGGCGTGCATCCCGAGTGGCGCGACACCTTGACCCGTCATCTCGCCGCCCTGCGGATCCCTACCCTGATCGTCTGGGGTGAGCAGGACCGGATCCTACCTGCCACGCACCTGAACCACGCCCGTCGCCTCTACCCGCATGCCCGCACACACCTCTTCCCCGGCACAGGCCACATGCCCCAGATCGAACGTGCTGAGGAGTTCAACACGCTGGTGACGCACTTTATAGGAGAGCAACCATGA
- a CDS encoding SDR family oxidoreductase: MNPYSFTGGVAVLTGAASGIGLALATDLAQRGSHLALIDRDEDGLKRIANALRAQHPDLHVTTHAFDLSHTAEIPTLADAVLREHRRVTLLINNAGVALGGTFDEVTLEEFEWVQGINFRAVVAMCKAFLPALKAELSPHVVNVSSLYGIIGPPGQSAYAASKFAVRGFSEVLRHELAPNGIGVTVVHPGGVRTNIANSAPVGSGVQSTAQEVQAQREANNRLLRLSPAEAACIILQGVERRSPRVIVGTDAKVLDLLARLLPGTYWQVMGRLLANRSRGQR, from the coding sequence ATGAATCCCTACAGCTTCACGGGGGGCGTCGCCGTCCTCACTGGTGCCGCCAGCGGCATCGGTCTTGCTCTGGCCACCGACCTCGCGCAGCGCGGTAGCCACCTCGCCTTGATCGACCGGGACGAGGACGGCCTCAAGCGGATTGCGAATGCACTGCGGGCCCAACACCCGGACCTCCACGTCACCACGCATGCCTTCGACCTCAGCCACACCGCTGAGATTCCCACCCTCGCCGACGCCGTCCTGCGCGAGCACCGCCGCGTGACCTTACTGATCAACAACGCCGGCGTGGCGCTGGGCGGCACCTTTGACGAAGTGACCCTTGAAGAGTTTGAGTGGGTGCAGGGCATCAACTTCCGTGCAGTGGTCGCCATGTGCAAGGCGTTCCTACCTGCCCTGAAGGCCGAACTGTCCCCGCATGTCGTAAATGTCTCCAGCCTGTACGGCATCATCGGCCCGCCTGGGCAAAGTGCGTACGCCGCCAGCAAATTTGCCGTGCGCGGCTTCAGCGAAGTCCTTCGGCATGAGCTCGCGCCAAACGGTATTGGCGTCACCGTCGTGCATCCGGGAGGTGTACGGACGAACATCGCCAACAGCGCCCCGGTGGGCAGCGGCGTCCAAAGCACCGCTCAGGAAGTCCAGGCGCAACGCGAGGCCAACAACCGCCTCCTGCGCCTCTCGCCTGCCGAAGCTGCATGCATCATCCTGCAGGGTGTAGAGCGGAGAAGCCCCCGCGTCATTGTCGGCACTGATGCCAAAGTGCTGGACTTGCTGGCACGCCTCCTGCCCGGCACGTACTGGCAGGTAATGGGCCGCCTGCTGGCCAACCGCTCCCGAGGTCAGAGATGA